CTAAATTCCGACGCAAAATGGACGGTTTGTTGTTTTTAATGTTGGGTTTGTAAACATAAAATTCATCTGGATTAACAGCTCCTTGCACCACCATTTCACCTAAACCGTAGGATGAAGTGATGAAAACCACATCTTCAAAACCCGATTCGGTATCAATTGAAAACATCACGCCGCTGGCAGCTTTATCACTGCGAACCATTTGCTGAATTCCGGCAGAAAGATACACATCATGATGATCAAAACCTTGATGCACACGATAAGAAATGGCACGGTCGTTATAAAGTGATGCGAAAACTTCATGAACTTTTTTCAAAACATCATCAATGCCTTTGACATTCAGAAAGGTTTCCTGCTGACCTGCAAAAGAGGCGTCGGGTAAATCTTCAGCTGTTGCAGAGGAGCGAACGGCGACAGAAGCCTCAGCACCGATTTCTTTTTCAAGATTTTCATAAGCGCTGCGAATATCTTGCTCCAGTTTTGGTTGGAAAGGAGTTTCCAAAACCCAAGTTCTGATTTCATGGCCGGCTTGTGCCAATGCTTTTACATCATCTACATCTAGTTGTTGCAATCGCTGATTGATTTTATCATCCAGACCGGTTTGTGCCAGAAAATCAATAAACGCCTGAGATGTTGTGGCAAATCCACCCGGAACACTCACACCTAATTCAGATAAATGTGTTATCATCTCGCCCAATGAAGCATTTTTGCCACCGACTTTGGCGAGGTCATTCATTCCCAGTTGGTTTAGTTTTAAGATGTATTCTGACATGAGCTCAATCTGCAAAGGTTTGAAAAACGGCATTTTAACATTATGTAACCTGATATCAGGCGGAATTAGAATATTTTATGAAAAAATGTACAATCTTTTATGTCTCTGACGGCACAGCAATTACAGCTGAAACTGTCGGTAATTCGTTGGTTTCACAATTCGATGATGTTGAATTCACCAAAATTCGCATTCCTTTTGTCGATACGGTGGAAAAAGCCCAGGCTGCGGCCCAAAAAATTAAAGATGCTTATGTCGATTGTCAACCGTTGGTGATTAACACGGTTGTTGATATTGAATTACGCAGAATTATTCATTCCGGTGGCGGACTTAAACTCGACCCTTTCAATCGTTTGCTGAGAACGATTGAGGACACTCTGGGAATCAAACGCTCACCGGTAGTAGGGAAGGCCCATGGAGTTGTTGATTCCGAATCCTATAACCGCAGAATTGATGCAACCAACTTTGCTTTGGTTCACGATGATGGAATCAGCACATCTTACGATGAAGCAGATATTATTTTGCTCGGTGTCAGCCGATCAGGAAAAACCCCGACTTGTTTGTATCTGGCTTTGCAATATGGTGTCAAAGCAGCCAATTATCCACTAACTGAGGAAGATTTAGATAAGATGAAAATCCCGGATAGTGTTTTAAAACATCGCGACAAAGTCTATGGCTTGACTATTGACCCTTATCGATTGTCACAAATTCGTTCCGAAAGACGAGCAGGAACCCGATATTCCAATTTACGTCAGTGTCAGAGAGAAGTCAGCGATGCTGAAGCCTTATTTTTAAGAAATGGCGTTGATTTTCTCAGTACCACCGATACCTCCATTGAAGAAATTTCAGGAAAAGTATTGCTTGCTCTCAACATCCATAATAGACTGCACTAATGATAACCAACTCGGTCAAGAACAAAATACGAAAGTCGGAAATTGTTAATCCAAAGTGTTTAACACTCCGTCACGAAAATAATTTTGTGATGTTGCAACTGCTTTTACCCTGCCGTTTTAAAATGGGTGAGAAATACATAAGTATGGTAAATAACAGACCTAAACTGGTGATGAAAATCATCAATTGTTACAAATACACCACGGAAATCATTATGAATTATGAATTTGATTCTCAAAGTAGCGAAGAGATCAATATCAAAATTTATCATGATGCTCAACTTGCTGAAATTGTTTATTGCACGGACGTGCAAAAATTTATCCGTTTGCTGGGACCAAAAGTTTGTCCGCAAATTCATAAAAAGACCCGAACCACTCTCAACACATTTCTGCAAAAGTGGCTTAATTTCTTGCTTGCGAAAGGATATTCCAGTCATTCATGGCAGTTGATTTCGTAAAATCAGAATAATACGATATAAATTATCTAATGGATAAATCATCTCTGATTAGTTAAAATAGGATTTTTATTTTTTTAAATCAATGAGAGTCATGCTCTCCTAACACAAGAGGAAAAAACATGAGTGTATTAGTAGGAAAAAAAGCTCCTAATCTTAAAGGTGCAGCCGTTTTAGGAACCGGTGAAATTGTTGACGATTACAATTTCAAAAAAGCAACCAAAGACAAAATTAAAGTGGTTTTTTTCTATCCATTAGACTTCACTTTCGTATGTCCATCAGAATTGATTGCATTTGATCACAGATTACATGAATTTGAAAAACGCGGTGTAGAAGTGGTTGGTGTTTCCATTGACTCGCAATTCACTCACAACGCCTGGAGAAATACTCCAATCAACAAAGGTGGAATCGGTCCAGTAAAATACACATTATTTGCAGATGTAACGCACCAGGCGTGTAAAGCCTATGATGTGGAAACTCCTGACGGAGCCGTTGCCTTCCGCGGGTCATTTTTGATAGATCAGGACAATGTGGTTCGTCACCAAGTTGTTAATGACTTGCCATTAGGACGTAATATTGATGAAATGCTGAGAATGGTTGATGCATTGAAATTCAATCAGGAACATGGTGAAGTATGCCCGGCAGGCTGGAAAGACGGTGACAAAGGAATGAATGCATCTCCTGACGGAGTTGCTGATTACCTCGCTCACGAAGCAGATAAGCTATAATTGAATAAAACCATTCAATTTAACCTCAAAACCCGGTACTTCACCGGGTTTTTTTATGGTTCAAATTTTGTCATTGGTTTTTCGAAACTATTTTCTTGCTAAATGTTAGGAATGTTTCTATGATGAAACTTTACAATTTGTCCGATGATTATGGAAACAATAAAGAAAGGCTTTTTGCTCGGGGTTGGCCTGTTAATCCCATTATTAATAGTTGAATATTTATCTGCTGAATACTCATTTCACAAAATGAACCAAATGACTGCTGACTCACTTGAAGCATTCAAGAAGGAATTTGATAGCGATGAAGATTTGTATGATGAAATTGAATTAGGTGCTGAAGAAGACCATTCAAATTTTGAGTATGAGTTTAACAAGTCCTATGTGAAAGATATCGAAATTCTGGGCTATAATTCAATAATGCAAAAAAACCAGTTGCTCATCCGAGGTCAGATTAAAAATAATGCGGAAAAAGAAATTTCAAGCATAGAAATTGAAGCAGAACTGTTTGATGAAGCAGGAAATTTTGTATTTGAATGCACTGAATACTTATCTGAAAGCATAGTCACAAACGCAGTTGAAAACTTTCTTATCAAATGCGGATGCAGCGAAAACAGCGTTCCTGAATACAACAAAATTGAAGTCAGTATTGCCAGAGCTTCGGCTTATTGATTTTTGATAGAATTTCATTGCTTTAATCAATTTGAGAAATTTAAAAAGAGTTAACTATATGAAAGTAATATTCCTCTTTGGAACTTCCATACTATTAGTAACTCTTTCCTATCTATTTATGAAGTTTGGATTGAAACTCAATCCAAACTACCAACTTATTGTCTATTGGGGAATATTACCCATAATCTACGCAATTTTTGCAAGGAAATTTATTCTCAAAAATGAGAAAGTGCAGCATGGGTGGTTGCCATTTACAGCTATACAGTTTGCTTTTATGTTCCTAATTAATGTCAAACTGCCAAATATTCTTGTTCATGGAGTACCTTTTCTGTTTGTCGTACCATTTATTGTAGGGGCGGTTTTTATTAATTATTTTCTAAAACCGAAACCAAATCAACAAGATTGAACAGTAAAATTTGTCGTATTGACGGAGAGAATAAAATGATAAATCTGAAGAATAAATTTGTATATATGATGATATTGTTGGTTATTATTCCAAAAGCATATTGTGAATTTGACGAGTATAAAAGCGGAGAGAATGAAAATAATGCTATTGAAATATCTGTAGAACATTTCTTTCTTTTGAACCAAAGTGATTTCTATGCTGCAATAAAGTTTGGTAAAAGAATTAATAATGGAGAAGGTGGTTATGAATACACATGCTATTGGAAAGATAAATCGATAGAAAAATGGAATGAAGACAACACGCATGTCACATTAGGGCGTGTGTATGAAGATTACGATAGAGTTCAAGTATCTGATGATGTATACAGAATAACGAATAACAGAGGTCAGACCTTTATCCATTGCAACAATATCAGCGTGGAATGGTCGTTTGAAAAGTGGGTATATCTTGTCAATCCAAGGGGTAAAGTGAATATCTCTTTAACCAATGAAAAAGAATTAGAAAATATTGATTTTTTTAGTCCCCTTTTAGATTGGAAGTGAGCAAATTATTGCATTGAAGACATGACCATTTATTTCAAACCCGAAGCTCAAAGAATATCTTCTGTTGAACAAATCAAAATTCTTGAAATCAAAGATGGGTATATGAAACTGAAGTTCGAAAATGGTGATGAAGTTGAATACTATAATCCGGAATCTGTAGATTAATTTAGTTATGTGCTTGAATCTAAGGTCTTTTTATTTTCTTTTAATATTTGTTTCTGTGTTGTTAGGGTGTAGTAACATAACAAATAATAAACAAACGAAAAATTGTTTTTCAATGGAAAAGTCGGAAGCTATAGCTTTCTCTGTAATAAAAAATAAGAAAGGAAATCAAGTCGAGTTTGAGCTAAGCAGGATTGATAATTTAGTGAATGAATATCAAATTTCATATACAGGAGTAAATGAGTTTAATAGACCTGGATTTTTTTGGACTGTTAGTGTTGATAAATTAACCTGTAAGACTAGGTTTTATCATGGCAAATAAACAAAATGATTCTAGATATCTTCAATTGATTAAAATAATAATAGTTTCTTTATTGAGTATTTACATTACATTTGGATGTGCTTCTAAAAACATTAAAACGGCTAGTAAAGGAGCTTGTGAAGTTGAAAAACAAGCCCGATTACAATTTCCATTGGTTATTCATGAAAACTTGGGTGATTTAGTTGAGTTTCATGAATATGGGATGGTCGATTACTTAGATGAATATATGTTCCTTTTTGAAGGAATTAATAATTATAAGCATGAAGACTTTCATTGGGCAGTCAGAGTAAATAAAGAAACTTGTGAAGCATCGTTTCTGCCAAACAAACATGTTAAAGGCCACTTGAAAGATATCTTTATCTATCCAGATTCGGTTAGAAATGTAATTGAGAATACACCAAGCAATATTAATCAAGCTAAAGCCAATTCTGAAAAAACACAGAAAACAAATAAAACACATTTTTACCGGAATGAAATAGAGTCTTTAGCTAAAGAGATTTTCAGAACAGAAACTGGAAAGACAAAGGAGGTTGATGCCTTTTGTTTCAAAGACAGACGAATAAACGAACCACATGCAACCTGGATTTGTTCTATCACCGAACAGGGAGAGACGACTCCTGATGGCAAATATCGACCACTGCCAATTGACACGGGGAATTGGTTGTTATTATTTGATTTTATTAAAGGAACTTATGAGTTGAGGTCACTGTAAATGAATCCTAAAACATTCCAAAAAATTAATCGATTCTTAATCATGGTACTTATACATTTCTACAGTTCAGCGATTCTGTTTATATATTCCTATGAAAAAACTGGGTTCGGCGAATTCAGCAGATTTATGGGGAAAATATTATTTCTTCCGTACATAGATGAAATTGACACTTCAAATTTATATTTGTTGTTTGTTCTGAATTCCTTTTTGTGGTGTTTGATCCTGGTAGGATTGGTGAAACTTTTGAAGTTGGCAATATCAGGGAGAAACATTGAAATAGATTACACAAATCACTGATATGATATTGAGTTTTTTTCGAATTTGGGTTTAGGAGGAATTTATGGAAATAATCAAGAATAGATTTTATTTCTTATTAATCTGGCTGCCATTCGCGATTATTATTTATTTTTTTGAAGTAAATAATTATAAGTGGCTTGAGGTGATTTTCAGCATCATTTTATATTTGATTTTGTGTTACAGGCTTCATATATTGAGGTTTAACAAATGGCTTTTATCGCTATATATATCTATTTTTTTAGTTTCTGTACTGTCATTTCTCATCGGGAAATTCACTGACTTTAAAGATATTTCTTTAAGTACAAGTTCTATTGCTATGAATATTACATTAGTGCTTTTTATCATTGCAGTAATGTTATATATGTTTGTTTTGACCTTATACTCGATTTTAAAGGAATACAAAGATCAAAAATAGAGTTTTATTTTTGGAGATTTGACACTTATTAAAATAGGGAAACAATTGATGACATGCACATGTTATTAGAACCTTGTGCAGAGTTTACACATTTAAGAATAAAGTCTGGGAAGAAAACCATAGAAAACAGCTCGAGTAAAAAACATGAGAAATTTCAAAATTAACAAACCCTATTTTCGATTTACATTTATAGATGAGAATTATGAACTTCCTGAAATTCTGACTTATGTATATTTAGGGCAGAATCTGGATAGTGGTGATGAAAGGTTATGGTATTTTCAGGATGTTCAATCTTATGCAAATGGAGTTATATATCAAGGAAATAATGAACTGTTAAACAGAGATAAGAAAACTGATATCCTTCCCGAATTATTGGTATTAGAAGAAAAGCAGTTGAATACATTTTGTGCAATAGATGAGCTGATAACCAAATTGTCAAATTTCAAATTAGGTATCAAGCTCGATCAATGGGGTAAATATGATAATAAAAAATGACAAAAACATTTCTCCGGTTGGGTGGTATATCGGTAGTTATTTAATCCGGTTCATTGAGTTGGATGAAGAGGGTAATGATGACTTGGAAAAACGCTTTTTATCATGGGAAAACACTGTGATTGTGAAGGCTGAATCCATGGGTGAGGCATTTGCTAAAATTGAAACACTGGCAAAAGAAAATGAAGAACCTTACCTTGGCGGTCCAGAAGGAGTTCCTGTTCAATGGGTTTATGAAGGAATCACTGAATTATTGCCAATATACGAAGAACTCACTGATGGATCAGAAGTGATGTGGGGAGAACACCATCCCAGAAAGCTCAAAAGACTTCGGTCAATGGCTCATCGTTCGGTTGATTTTTTCAAGCAATGAAGATATGAACTTACAAAAATACAAATTTATAAACTGGGTATTACTTCTGTTTGTTGTGATTTTAACATCAGGTTGCTTTAAATGGACTCGATATGCCGGTGATGGAACTTTTGTCGACAATGGACTCTTGTCATACGCAAATAGATATATGGTTGAGCTTGGAGAAATAGATATTTCCAGGGTTGGCATAAATAACTACACATTAAAAGGCCTGCCTCGTGCAACACTTATTGTCTATTTGCAAATTACCGAGGACAAACAAAATTCCTGGGGAGAAAAAAAGAATTATCCTGCAATTGTCAGGGTAAAATTACAAAACAGTAAAGGGCAATATCTGATTCAGGAAGAATCCAGTCTGAATCAGTGGACAAGAAGCTATAGTGCTCTTGACAACTTTTCTCATTTATACATCAGAGGAGACTCAGACAGTTCTGGTAGTTATTTTGACTCTGAAAAGAAAGATGTTTATAAACTTTCAGTGGAAATTTTATCCTCATCATTTAACAGACCGACATCCGTTCTGCTTGTTGGGTGGACGAGGTGAATTGCTCTGATGTCTTCGATTAGAGAAAAAATGAATACTCTGAACCTGATTAATGAATTTAAAAAAACTTTCCCAATGGAAAATCCACCATCTATTTTATCGGACTCCATTCAGCTTGATAAGTATGAAAGGAGGGAACTGGATTTACTTGCAGGGAAAACATGGATAGAGATTGACTGTGAATTTCTGCAAGTAAGCTATGATATTATTTTTCATCTGAGTCCTGATGCTTTTCATTACTATTTGCCTGGCATTTGTTGTGCCGGATTGAGAGAGGACAATAAAGATCTGCTTGTTTTTCATTCAATTATTACTATGCTGGACAGATCTCCGGTTCCTGAATATTGGGATGATTTTTTTTAAAAAGGTGGTTATTGTTCACAACTCAGCAAATTTCAGTATTAAAAAACTGGCTTTTATGGCTTTCGGAAAGTAATATTTATGACGAAATATCAATTAATCGTTCGATAGAGACTTTGACTTTAATAAATGAAACTGATGCAAGCAATTAAATTAAAAACACATTCTGACTTCTGTTTTAACGATTGTCCTATTCATGGTTTATTTTTTGAACATGAAAATTATGCTACTAATATGCTGATTGAGATTGATATTGTTAGATCATATGATGATGAAAATCTACCAATAACTCCGTCGGTCTTAAGGTTTACGGACATTTCAAATCTGGAAATAGACTTAAACAGAGGCTCAGAAGGTAAAGATTATGGGATGCTGAGTCCAATTTATATTGATAGCTTATTTATTCAGGAAATCAAAAACAAGAGACCTCAATACACCATAGACCTCGTTAATGATGGGAAAATAATATGTTCTGCTAAGGCGGCAGAATTATTTTATCCCGATGATTTTATTGTGTCTCAAGATGGAAATGAATATTTATATTCCCATGAACGGAATGAGATAATGAAAAAAGTTAGAAATATTGCATTCACTGGTAAAATGGATTCAGTATGATAGCAACCAGCATTGTTCTAAATCAGAAGAAACCGTATTATCTGATAACAATTTTTTAAATACTGAGGTAAGAAGTCTTTGGAAAAGGTATTAAATATTCTATTGCTTGTAATCTCATATTTGATAACGGTTTATCTGGTCTTTCAAATGGAAATTTCAATATTTATCGTGTGGATAATAAGTCCTGTTATTTTAGCAACAATATTCAGAATAAAGTATCCATATTATTCATCTTCATCACTCATTGTATTTTTGCTTTTTACAACTTTCTATATATTCGACCAAAATCCACACTCTACAGCGGCTCTAATTTTTGTTTTCTTGCCAATTTACTCATTAGTCTTTGGTTTGTTGATAGAGTATTTAAACAAGTTGTTCAATACACCATCTGACTAATCAGAGTTTACTTCTTGAAGTGCTCCACTTCAACATCGGTATAAATTCCGCCTCGAACCATAAATTCAATGCGTACTTTCATCCAGCGAGGATTGGTGGCTTTGACTAAATCATCAAGGATTTCATTGGTGACGGCTTCGTGGAAAGCTCCGACATCACGGAATGACCATACATATAGTTTTAAAGATTTCAATTCAACACAAAGTTCATCAGGTGTGTAGTCCAGATAAATGGTGGCGAAATCCGGTTGTCCGGTTTTTGGGCAAAGACATGTGAATTCAGGGATTCGGATAGAAATTTTGTAGTCTCTGCCTTTTTGTGGGTTAACAAATGTTTCTAATTCTTTGCTTGGTGATGTACTCATGGCATAATGTACCGTTTTTAAAAAACGTGCACCTTAAACAATTAACAAAGGAATAGCAAGCCTCTATGCGATTATCGAAGATAAAATTAGCGGGATTCAAGTCATTCGTTGACTCTACTGAATTTCTAATGCCATCCAATCTGATTGGTGTGGTCGGGCCGAACGGATGCGGCAAGTCAAATATCATTGATGCCGTGCGCTGGGTGATGGGTGAAACCTCGGCGAAAATGCTGCGTGGCGGTTCGATGACCGATGTGATTTTTAGCGGTTCCAGCTCGCGTAAACCGGTCGGTTCGGCTTCGGTGGAGTTGATTTTTGATAATTCCGATGGCTCTGTTAAAGGGGAATATGCCCAATACAATGAAATTTCCGTCAAACGCATCATGTCAATGGATGGGCAATCCAAATATTTTCTGAATAAAGCGAAATGCCGTAAAAAAGACATTACCGATTTATTTTTGGGAACCGGTCTGGGACCACGAAGTTATGCCATTATCGAACAAGGTATGATTTCCCGAGTAGTGGAATCAAAACCGGAAGAGTTGAGAAATTACATCGAAGAAGCAGCCGGAATTTCAAAATATAGGGAACGTCGTCGTGAAACTGAAAGACGAATTCATCACACCAGAGAAAATCTGGAACGCCTGGATGATTTGCGGGCAGAGGTTGGAAAACACATCAATCATTTGCAAAGACAGGCAAAAAATGCGGAAAAATATAAGGTGCTTAAAGAACAGTTTCGTGTGGTTGAAGCTGAATTACTCAGTTTAAACTGGCAGCAATGGCACAGCAAAACTGAAAAAAGCAACAAAACAGTGACTGAATTTGAAATTGCTCTGGAAGAAATCAAAAGCGGTCTCACCGGCAATGAAAAGCAAATTGATAAACAACGGATTCAGCAACATTTATTGCAGGATAAAAATAATGAAGTTCAGGAACAACTTTATGGAATCAATACTGAAATCGGTAAAATTGAACAATTTATCAGTCACTCCAAGTCTTTATCAGAACGTTTGAAAAAAGAGCTGGAAGAAACTGAAGAGTCCATTCGTCTAACGGCCAAACAACTGGAAAATGAT
This genomic interval from Gammaproteobacteria bacterium contains the following:
- a CDS encoding FxLYD domain-containing protein, with the protein product METIKKGFLLGVGLLIPLLIVEYLSAEYSFHKMNQMTADSLEAFKKEFDSDEDLYDEIELGAEEDHSNFEYEFNKSYVKDIEILGYNSIMQKNQLLIRGQIKNNAEKEISSIEIEAELFDEAGNFVFECTEYLSESIVTNAVENFLIKCGCSENSVPEYNKIEVSIARASAY
- a CDS encoding DUF4288 domain-containing protein, giving the protein MIIKNDKNISPVGWYIGSYLIRFIELDEEGNDDLEKRFLSWENTVIVKAESMGEAFAKIETLAKENEEPYLGGPEGVPVQWVYEGITELLPIYEELTDGSEVMWGEHHPRKLKRLRSMAHRSVDFFKQ
- a CDS encoding peroxiredoxin C, with product MSVLVGKKAPNLKGAAVLGTGEIVDDYNFKKATKDKIKVVFFYPLDFTFVCPSELIAFDHRLHEFEKRGVEVVGVSIDSQFTHNAWRNTPINKGGIGPVKYTLFADVTHQACKAYDVETPDGAVAFRGSFLIDQDNVVRHQVVNDLPLGRNIDEMLRMVDALKFNQEHGEVCPAGWKDGDKGMNASPDGVADYLAHEADKL
- a CDS encoding DUF1249 domain-containing protein, yielding MLQLLLPCRFKMGEKYISMVNNRPKLVMKIINCYKYTTEIIMNYEFDSQSSEEINIKIYHDAQLAEIVYCTDVQKFIRLLGPKVCPQIHKKTRTTLNTFLQKWLNFLLAKGYSSHSWQLIS
- the queF gene encoding preQ(1) synthase, whose protein sequence is MSTSPSKELETFVNPQKGRDYKISIRIPEFTCLCPKTGQPDFATIYLDYTPDELCVELKSLKLYVWSFRDVGAFHEAVTNEILDDLVKATNPRWMKVRIEFMVRGGIYTDVEVEHFKK
- a CDS encoding pyruvate, water dikinase regulatory protein — its product is MKKCTIFYVSDGTAITAETVGNSLVSQFDDVEFTKIRIPFVDTVEKAQAAAQKIKDAYVDCQPLVINTVVDIELRRIIHSGGGLKLDPFNRLLRTIEDTLGIKRSPVVGKAHGVVDSESYNRRIDATNFALVHDDGISTSYDEADIILLGVSRSGKTPTCLYLALQYGVKAANYPLTEEDLDKMKIPDSVLKHRDKVYGLTIDPYRLSQIRSERRAGTRYSNLRQCQREVSDAEALFLRNGVDFLSTTDTSIEEISGKVLLALNIHNRLH